In one window of Primulina tabacum isolate GXHZ01 chromosome 8, ASM2559414v2, whole genome shotgun sequence DNA:
- the LOC142554613 gene encoding uncharacterized protein LOC142554613: MPPRRAPSTDRQAENTEDRQGNTPPPPNGDAATCAREGMARFFEQQFQQAPRPQLDVYDQFRRLGPKEFFGTTDPFAAEGWIRSLEVRFRYLNVGDANREIFYEKYFTVDVRGRLKREFMGLRQGDTTVAEFVKKFDRCCHFVPLIARDAAEKLRHFMDGLRPITRRDVMMMRLTGYASATVYALQAEQVLKDINYEMQRKGQQH; this comes from the exons atgccaCCTAGACGCGCACCTAGTACTGATAGGCAAGCTGAGAATACTGAGGATCGTCAAGGGAACAcacccccacctcctaatggggatgctgctacttgTGCACGGGAAGGCATGGCTCGCTTCTTTGAGCAGCAGTTTCAGCAGGCTCCGAGGCCACAACTTGATGTTTATGATCAGTTTCGGAGGCTGGGTCCGAAGGAATTTTTTGGCACCACCgacccatttgctgctgagggttggattcgatcaCTTGAGGTGCGCTTTCGTTACTTGAATGTGGGAGACGCTAATCGT GaaatattctatgagaaatactttactgtCGATGTCCGAGGGCGCCTGAAGAGAGAGTTCATGGGTCTCCGCCAGGGGGACACGACCGTGGCtgaatttgtgaagaagttCGATAGgtgttgtcactttgtgcccctcataGCTAGAGATGCTGCGGAGAAATTaaggcacttcatggatggccttCGACCTATCACACGTcgtgatgtgatgatgatgcgacTGACGGGCTATGCAAGTGCCACTGTCTATGCATTACAAGCTGAACAAGTCCTGAAAGATATCAATTATGAGATGCAACGCAAGGGACAGCAACACTAG